One genomic segment of Stenotrophomonas sp. 704A1 includes these proteins:
- a CDS encoding TonB-dependent receptor domain-containing protein, which produces MSRSVPARRLSGAILLALAPALAAAAEAPSQLDPIVVTATATDRLASDAPASISVITREQIQLRPVLDLADALRGSPGVTVAGVGFGRRGIRIRGMDPGYTLVLLDGQRVSASADAIAHSDFDLGWLPAAAIERIEVVRGPMSSLYGSEALGGVVNVISRRATDDWQGNLVYNAGVVAGDRGGNTAQAGFYAGGALLPGTLGLSVFAEHRQKDATRDPTDDRLDEQEGRRANTGRAVLTWTPDAHQRIDLSHLQGSEERRRHALQAGAAPYEYETIDDIRRRQTTLSHQGDWDWGQTRVSAYRAVLDRDNRRDRGEASRPQQLTDQIVDARATVALGARHRVSVGGEWRRQQLDDAAGARSGHLQSNQSALFMQDEIQVSDALSVVFGSRSDRHPEFGWHHSPRAYAVWHATDALTIKGGIGSGFKAPSLKQLSPEYSAVGGGGRFTIVGNPQLKPEQTTSAELSVAWQQQRWSLQATAFQNDLKDLIQTTCVRACGVRGRELRNYTNVARARIRGLELTGTAPISEHLSFEANWSWLDPRDRQTGQWLPERPRRSGATALNWQRGPLQAAVRGEYIGPQQQVAGSSQVTLPDYWLWSLDARWRVTAAVSVVAGIDNLADKRLDETGALYPYPETGRYVHAGIELAF; this is translated from the coding sequence ATGTCCCGTTCCGTCCCCGCCCGCCGACTGTCCGGCGCGATCCTCCTTGCCCTGGCCCCCGCACTGGCAGCGGCAGCGGAGGCCCCTTCGCAACTGGATCCGATCGTGGTGACCGCCACTGCCACCGACCGCCTGGCCAGCGATGCGCCCGCCTCCATCAGCGTGATCACCCGTGAGCAGATCCAGCTGCGGCCGGTGCTGGATCTGGCCGACGCACTACGCGGCAGCCCGGGCGTGACGGTGGCCGGGGTCGGCTTCGGTCGCCGCGGCATCCGCATCCGCGGCATGGACCCGGGCTATACGCTGGTACTGCTGGACGGGCAGCGCGTCAGCGCGTCGGCCGATGCCATCGCCCACTCGGATTTCGATCTGGGCTGGCTGCCTGCCGCCGCGATCGAACGCATCGAAGTGGTGCGCGGCCCGATGTCCTCGCTGTACGGCTCGGAGGCGCTGGGCGGCGTGGTCAACGTGATCAGCCGCCGCGCCACCGATGACTGGCAGGGCAACCTGGTCTACAACGCCGGCGTGGTTGCCGGTGACCGCGGTGGCAACACGGCCCAGGCCGGCTTCTATGCGGGTGGCGCACTGCTCCCTGGCACGCTGGGCCTGAGCGTGTTTGCCGAACACCGGCAGAAGGATGCCACCCGCGATCCCACCGACGACCGCCTGGACGAACAGGAGGGGCGCCGTGCCAACACCGGGCGTGCGGTACTGACCTGGACGCCGGATGCGCATCAGCGCATTGACCTGTCGCACCTGCAGGGCAGCGAGGAACGACGCCGCCATGCGCTGCAGGCCGGTGCCGCACCCTATGAGTACGAGACCATCGACGACATCCGTCGCCGCCAGACCACGCTGAGCCATCAGGGCGACTGGGACTGGGGCCAGACCCGGGTCAGTGCCTACCGTGCGGTGCTGGACCGCGACAACCGTCGCGACCGCGGCGAGGCCTCGCGGCCGCAGCAGCTGACCGACCAGATCGTCGATGCGCGCGCCACCGTTGCACTGGGTGCACGCCACCGCGTCAGCGTCGGCGGCGAATGGCGGCGGCAGCAACTGGACGATGCCGCGGGTGCACGCTCCGGCCACCTGCAGTCCAACCAGAGCGCGCTGTTCATGCAGGACGAGATCCAGGTGAGCGACGCACTCTCGGTGGTTTTCGGCAGCCGCAGCGACCGCCACCCCGAGTTCGGCTGGCACCACAGCCCGCGCGCCTATGCGGTGTGGCATGCCACCGACGCGCTGACGATCAAGGGCGGCATCGGCAGCGGCTTCAAGGCACCGAGCCTGAAGCAACTGTCGCCGGAGTACTCCGCGGTGGGCGGCGGTGGGCGCTTCACCATTGTCGGCAACCCACAGTTGAAGCCGGAACAGACTACCAGTGCCGAATTGTCGGTTGCCTGGCAGCAGCAGCGCTGGTCGTTGCAGGCGACTGCGTTCCAGAACGACCTCAAGGACCTGATCCAGACCACCTGCGTACGTGCCTGCGGTGTACGCGGCCGCGAACTGCGCAACTACACCAATGTGGCCCGTGCACGCATCCGTGGCCTCGAGCTGACCGGCACCGCGCCGATCAGCGAGCATCTGTCCTTCGAGGCGAACTGGAGCTGGCTGGACCCACGCGACCGCCAGACCGGCCAATGGCTGCCGGAACGTCCGCGCCGCAGCGGTGCAACGGCGCTGAACTGGCAGCGCGGGCCGCTGCAGGCCGCCGTGCGCGGCGAGTACATCGGTCCACAGCAGCAGGTGGCCGGCAGCAGCCAGGTGACCCTGCCCGACTACTGGCTGTGGTCGCTGGACGCGCGCTGGCGCGTGACCGCGGCGGTGAGCGTGGTGGCCGGCATCGACAACCTGGCCGACAAGCGGCTGGACGAGACCGGTGCGCTGTACCCGTACCCGGAAACCGGCCGCTACGTGCATGCCGGCATCGAACTGGCGTTCTGA
- the cobN gene encoding cobaltochelatase subunit CobN — protein MLGTSARAEPDPLRVEVVSSSFVLPARIARLDALGAPAGVRFRQRVVDPAAALPADWPAGADLVLLDTPRPTDVEQIMAVVDGPLQNGKVPWLRVGGGAPASGHLSAEVARSIAGYYGNGGEANIRTLAAYLQAWRSGAGADGLPPPQVLPATGYSTGGNRWLDSPQALQAQWQRDGQATWPKVAVLISGSTLSGMQTQVLDALIEAGRTRKLALFGVWFDAAADDGLQQALRGIEVDALANLTHLQNGTARAAEFATLDVPVLQALNHRQGDADDWRAATTGIPMATLATFVAVPEAWGAGDPIVVSANARGELQPIPEQIDALAAKLQRLAALRHTAAADKRVALLFWNAPDGERNLSASHLNVPRSIEALLPRLAQAGYSTQPVDETTLIEQLQALLGGYYHPERLDALLDAGLADTLPVADYRRWLATLPASRRDELRAQWGDPAHHPAVRQRHGQAVFVLPRLRLGNLLLMPQPPRAGRIGEATHDTASVPSHYYLAAYLYLRQRWKADALIHFGTHGTQEWTPGKDRGLWAADYPWLAVGELPVFYPYIQDNVGEAIQAKRRGRAVVVSHQTPPFAPSGLYDELRDLHAVVHELQQLDQGPVRDATAARLRTLATDSGIAADLGWSAVDMQARFESFLPVLHDHLHELARRNLPLGLHTFGQPASPEHRLLMVMQQLGPGYLKALGEDPTEATAVDYRQIQQGLGYRTLLHHLREGAPIGSAATPDLRAALQRAAQRDAALADTQEIESLLHGLGGGFVLPGAGGDPIRTPELRSGRNLFAFEPDRIPTRAAFDTGELALQQLLQAYRDDHNGQLPRKLAISLWSSEAIRHLGVLEAQVLHALGLRPRWDSGGKVIALDIVPDAELQRPRIDVVIQATSVYRDQFDPFLRLLAGAIAQLAAMPASSGNPVAANALALQQRLQHDGVAADQAQRLSRLRIFSNASGEYGSGLNHAVLERSGAAGKDDAALASGFLDRLQHGYGSDGQATALPGGNLFAEQLRGVQAAVLSRSSNTHGLLSTDHPFEYLGGLALAVRHLDGASPALYVSDLREPAPRTRSTARFLADELRARTLNPQWIGAMQAEGYAGTLEVLKSVDNLFGWQVTAPQTVRADQWQAVHDTFVRDSRQLGLAQWFEQHNASAQVQMIERLQEAIRRGYWQADDRTRAELQARLQQLQAWSAPEPAPTQAHPGYGLSRAAATPPAPDAAASVTPEPATVEQASAPSPRVRGQVMRQLPPPAPHSPATRWALAVLLALLGAGAVLQARRNARHASPSTSPSNPASA, from the coding sequence ATGCTTGGCACATCGGCCCGTGCCGAGCCCGACCCCTTGCGGGTGGAGGTGGTCAGCAGCAGCTTCGTGCTGCCCGCCAGGATCGCCCGCCTGGACGCGCTGGGCGCGCCTGCAGGCGTGCGCTTCCGGCAGCGCGTGGTGGACCCGGCGGCGGCGCTGCCCGCTGACTGGCCGGCGGGCGCCGACCTGGTGCTGCTGGACACGCCGCGACCGACGGATGTCGAACAGATCATGGCGGTGGTCGATGGCCCCTTGCAGAACGGCAAGGTGCCCTGGCTGCGTGTGGGCGGCGGTGCACCGGCCTCCGGCCACCTGTCCGCCGAGGTGGCGCGCAGCATCGCCGGCTACTACGGCAACGGTGGCGAGGCCAACATCCGCACGCTGGCGGCATACCTGCAGGCCTGGCGCAGCGGTGCCGGGGCCGACGGACTGCCGCCGCCGCAGGTGCTGCCGGCCACCGGCTACAGCACGGGTGGCAACCGGTGGCTGGACAGTCCACAGGCGTTGCAGGCGCAGTGGCAGCGCGATGGTCAGGCGACGTGGCCGAAAGTAGCCGTACTGATTTCCGGCAGCACGCTCAGCGGCATGCAGACCCAGGTGCTGGATGCACTGATCGAGGCCGGGCGCACGCGCAAGCTTGCGCTGTTCGGGGTCTGGTTCGATGCCGCCGCCGACGACGGCCTGCAGCAGGCGCTGCGCGGCATCGAAGTGGATGCGCTGGCCAACCTGACCCATCTGCAGAACGGCACCGCGCGTGCCGCCGAGTTCGCCACACTGGACGTGCCGGTGCTGCAGGCGCTGAACCATCGGCAAGGGGATGCGGATGACTGGCGCGCGGCGACCACCGGCATCCCGATGGCCACGCTGGCAACCTTCGTCGCCGTGCCCGAAGCCTGGGGCGCCGGTGATCCGATCGTGGTCTCGGCCAATGCGCGCGGTGAACTGCAGCCGATTCCCGAACAGATCGATGCGTTGGCCGCCAAGCTGCAGCGGCTGGCGGCGCTGCGCCACACCGCCGCGGCCGACAAACGGGTGGCGCTGCTGTTCTGGAATGCGCCGGACGGCGAACGCAACCTGTCCGCGTCGCATCTCAACGTGCCGCGCAGCATCGAGGCGCTGCTGCCGCGCCTGGCACAGGCCGGGTATTCGACGCAGCCGGTGGATGAAACGACCCTGATCGAACAGCTGCAGGCGCTGCTGGGAGGCTACTACCATCCCGAGCGGTTGGATGCGCTGCTCGACGCCGGGCTGGCCGATACCCTGCCGGTCGCCGACTACCGCCGCTGGCTGGCCACCCTGCCCGCTTCGCGCCGCGACGAACTGCGCGCGCAGTGGGGCGATCCTGCACACCACCCCGCGGTACGTCAGCGGCACGGACAGGCCGTGTTCGTGCTGCCGCGCCTGCGCCTGGGCAACCTGCTGCTGATGCCCCAGCCGCCACGCGCGGGCCGCATCGGCGAGGCCACCCACGATACGGCGTCGGTGCCGAGCCACTACTACCTGGCGGCGTACCTGTACCTGCGCCAGCGGTGGAAGGCCGATGCGCTGATCCACTTCGGTACCCACGGCACGCAGGAATGGACCCCGGGCAAGGACCGCGGCCTGTGGGCCGCCGATTATCCGTGGCTGGCGGTGGGCGAGCTGCCGGTGTTCTACCCGTACATCCAGGACAACGTCGGCGAGGCGATCCAGGCCAAGCGCCGTGGCCGTGCGGTGGTGGTCAGCCACCAGACCCCGCCGTTCGCGCCGTCCGGCCTGTACGACGAGCTGCGCGACCTGCACGCGGTGGTGCACGAACTGCAGCAGCTGGACCAGGGGCCGGTGCGTGATGCCACCGCCGCACGCCTGCGCACCCTGGCCACCGACAGTGGCATCGCCGCCGACCTGGGCTGGAGCGCGGTGGACATGCAGGCACGCTTCGAGAGTTTCCTGCCGGTGCTGCACGACCACCTGCATGAGCTGGCACGGCGCAACCTGCCACTGGGGCTGCATACCTTCGGCCAGCCGGCCTCGCCCGAGCACCGCCTGCTGATGGTGATGCAGCAGCTGGGGCCGGGCTATCTGAAAGCGCTGGGCGAGGATCCGACGGAGGCCACTGCCGTGGACTACCGGCAGATCCAGCAGGGCCTCGGCTATCGCACGCTGCTGCACCATCTGCGCGAAGGTGCGCCGATCGGCAGCGCCGCCACCCCTGACCTGCGCGCAGCGCTGCAGCGTGCCGCGCAACGGGATGCCGCTCTGGCCGATACACAGGAGATCGAATCGCTGCTGCATGGCCTAGGTGGTGGCTTCGTACTGCCCGGCGCCGGTGGCGACCCGATACGCACGCCGGAACTGCGCAGCGGCCGCAACCTGTTCGCGTTCGAGCCCGACCGCATTCCCACCCGCGCAGCGTTCGACACCGGCGAGCTCGCCCTGCAGCAGCTGTTGCAGGCCTATCGTGATGATCACAATGGGCAGCTGCCACGCAAACTCGCCATCAGCCTATGGTCGAGCGAGGCCATCCGCCACCTCGGCGTACTGGAGGCGCAGGTGCTGCACGCACTGGGCCTGCGCCCGCGCTGGGACAGTGGTGGCAAGGTGATCGCCCTGGACATCGTGCCCGATGCAGAACTGCAACGACCGCGCATCGATGTGGTGATCCAGGCCACCAGCGTCTACCGCGACCAGTTCGATCCGTTCCTGCGCCTGCTGGCCGGCGCCATCGCGCAACTGGCGGCGATGCCGGCCTCGTCCGGCAACCCGGTTGCCGCCAATGCACTCGCCTTGCAACAGCGCCTGCAGCACGACGGCGTCGCTGCGGACCAGGCGCAGCGCCTGTCGCGCCTGCGCATCTTCAGCAATGCGTCCGGCGAGTATGGCAGCGGCCTCAATCACGCCGTGCTGGAGCGTAGCGGCGCGGCGGGCAAGGACGATGCGGCGCTGGCCAGCGGCTTCCTGGATCGCCTGCAGCACGGCTACGGCAGTGACGGCCAGGCGACCGCCCTGCCCGGCGGCAACCTGTTCGCCGAACAGCTGCGCGGCGTGCAGGCGGCGGTGCTGTCGCGCTCCTCCAACACCCATGGGCTGCTCAGCACCGACCATCCCTTCGAGTATCTGGGCGGGCTGGCACTGGCCGTGCGTCACCTCGACGGTGCCAGCCCGGCACTGTACGTCTCCGACCTGCGCGAACCGGCACCGCGCACGCGCAGCACCGCACGCTTCCTGGCCGATGAGCTGCGCGCGCGGACGCTCAATCCGCAATGGATCGGTGCGATGCAGGCCGAAGGCTATGCCGGCACACTGGAGGTACTGAAGAGCGTCGACAACCTGTTCGGCTGGCAGGTCACCGCGCCCCAGACCGTCCGCGCCGACCAGTGGCAGGCGGTGCACGACACCTTCGTGCGCGACAGCCGCCAGCTGGGCCTGGCGCAGTGGTTCGAGCAACACAACGCCAGCGCGCAGGTGCAGATGATCGAGCGCCTGCAGGAAGCGATCAGGCGCGGCTACTGGCAAGCCGATGATCGCACCCGTGCTGAGCTGCAGGCGCGGCTGCAGCAGCTGCAGGCCTGGTCAGCGCCGGAACCGGCACCGACGCAGGCACATCCCGGCTACGGGCTCAGCCGCGCGGCGGCCACCCCACCGGCACCCGATGCCGCTGCCTCCGTCACCCCAGAACCCGCCACCGTCGAACAGGCCTCTGCCCCCTCACCCAGGGTGCGAGGCCAGGTGATGCGGCAGCTGCCGCCGCCGGCGCCGCACTCACCTGCCACGCGCTGGGCACTCGCCGTGCTGCTGGCCCTGCTCGGCGCAGGCGCGGTGCTGCAGGCGCGGCGCAACGCTCGGCACGCCAGCCCTTCCACGTCTCCTTCCAACCCGGCTTCCGCATGA
- a CDS encoding MotA/TolQ/ExbB proton channel family protein, giving the protein MNALESTLYDLSHLFLAPVLLLILLSLAYAFLSFGAFLWEGLQRRRGRHRPELLAWQARHGGCSDDLELHILKRLEGLRIVSRTAPMLGLVATMIPMGPALLALTRSDAQGVGENMVVAFSSVILALVAASLTYLVLTVRRRWLLQELRQFERRQEVH; this is encoded by the coding sequence ATGAACGCGCTTGAATCCACGCTCTACGATCTCTCCCACCTGTTCCTCGCTCCGGTCCTGCTGCTGATCCTGCTGTCGCTGGCCTATGCCTTTCTCAGCTTCGGCGCCTTCCTCTGGGAAGGACTGCAGCGCCGCCGCGGCCGCCACCGGCCTGAGCTGCTGGCCTGGCAGGCCCGCCATGGCGGCTGCAGCGACGATCTGGAACTGCATATCCTCAAGCGCCTGGAAGGCCTGCGCATCGTCTCGCGCACTGCACCGATGCTGGGGCTGGTGGCGACCATGATCCCGATGGGTCCTGCCCTGCTGGCGCTGACCCGCAGCGATGCCCAGGGCGTGGGCGAAAACATGGTGGTGGCCTTCTCGTCGGTGATCCTGGCCCTGGTCGCCGCCAGCCTGACCTATCTGGTGCTGACCGTGCGCCGGCGCTGGCTGCTGCAGGAACTGCGCCAGTTCGAACGCCGGCAGGAGGTGCACTGA
- a CDS encoding DUF2149 domain-containing protein produces the protein MRFLDDDEADDPILSVVNLIDLFLVVTGILMIVIVRNPLNPFTSQDVTVIENPGQADMRITVKQGEELTRYQSTGEIGEGGGIKAGVTYRLPDGRMVYVPEGAPPAR, from the coding sequence ATGCGCTTCCTGGATGACGACGAGGCCGACGACCCGATCCTGTCGGTGGTGAACCTGATCGACCTGTTCCTGGTGGTCACCGGCATCCTGATGATCGTGATCGTGCGCAATCCGCTCAATCCGTTCACCAGCCAGGACGTGACCGTGATCGAGAACCCGGGCCAGGCCGACATGCGCATTACCGTCAAGCAGGGTGAGGAACTGACCCGCTACCAGTCCACCGGCGAGATCGGCGAAGGCGGCGGGATCAAGGCCGGCGTGACCTATCGGTTGCCGGATGGGCGCATGGTGTACGTGCCGGAGGGGGCCCCCCCGGCCCGGTAG
- a CDS encoding OsmC family protein — MAYARIVSTADNYLHHISNGSFDVDADEPASLGGQGKGFAPFDLYLASLAACTAITLRMYAQRKGWDLGEFHAELRSERDADGRFHVHRVLHASAALSDAQWQRLLEVVEKTPVTLVMREGARITSERGGAA; from the coding sequence ATGGCCTACGCACGCATTGTTTCGACCGCGGACAATTACCTGCACCACATCAGCAATGGCAGCTTCGACGTGGATGCGGACGAACCCGCCTCGCTGGGCGGCCAGGGCAAGGGCTTTGCACCGTTCGATCTGTATCTGGCTTCGCTGGCGGCGTGCACCGCCATCACGCTGCGCATGTACGCACAGCGCAAGGGCTGGGACCTGGGTGAGTTCCATGCCGAACTGCGCTCGGAGCGCGACGCGGACGGGCGCTTCCATGTGCACCGCGTGCTGCATGCCAGCGCCGCGTTGAGCGATGCGCAGTGGCAGCGGTTGCTGGAAGTGGTCGAGAAGACGCCGGTGACGCTGGTGATGCGCGAGGGTGCGCGGATCACCAGTGAGCGCGGGGGCGCAGCGTAG
- a CDS encoding putative porin — MNDHVRARTDSRRPRPARRALLCCAVLLSLAAPAGAMAAETTMVKLIRGLIASGALKPEDGQALLVQAEAEAAAAQRTAASAAPASTGVVALEAGDVRVPYVPQSVRDGIRDEVRQEVMAQAKSEGWAAPNEVAEWTKRIRISGDMRVRSESRFYSERNSDIETNWASINAGSGFDTNTNTNLQLPPLLNTRQDRRNLWRIRARLGIEASIGQHTTAGVRLASGSSNGPVSTTEQLGGGLSKKDVWLDQAWLAYSPADWVSVRGGRFGNPFWTSDTLFSNDLNFDGLAANLQYDLAGGEVGLFGNLAVVPLEYTSDSSPSQSRVKTPNENKWLSGAQVGVNWRFNDDNALRAALGYYDFKNISGRLSSPCALYAGAVGCDTDWSRPAFMQKGNTLMLIRDIARNPLDPANTPTPQYVGLASAFRLATFNLRWDTQLAQDIGLRLDADYIRNLAYDKQAMFARANNGIVNNFGAGGTASIDTFRSGDTAWMLQATFGAAELKEPGQWQALLGYKRIEADALPDAYNDPNFHLGGTNARGYYVGGAYALDARTWISGKWMAAKEVSGPPLSIDVFQLEFNTGF, encoded by the coding sequence ATGAACGACCACGTCCGCGCACGAACCGACTCCCGCCGCCCGCGGCCGGCCCGACGGGCGCTGCTGTGCTGCGCCGTGCTGCTCAGCCTGGCCGCGCCGGCCGGTGCGATGGCGGCTGAAACCACCATGGTCAAGCTGATCCGCGGCCTGATCGCCAGCGGTGCACTGAAGCCGGAAGACGGCCAGGCGCTGCTGGTGCAGGCCGAGGCGGAAGCCGCCGCCGCACAACGCACGGCCGCCTCCGCCGCGCCGGCCAGCACGGGCGTTGTCGCGCTGGAAGCCGGCGACGTGCGCGTGCCCTACGTGCCGCAGAGCGTCCGCGACGGCATCCGCGACGAAGTGCGCCAGGAGGTGATGGCGCAGGCGAAGTCGGAGGGCTGGGCGGCGCCGAACGAAGTGGCCGAATGGACGAAGCGCATCAGGATCAGCGGCGACATGCGCGTGCGCAGCGAGTCGCGCTTCTACTCCGAACGCAACAGTGACATCGAGACCAACTGGGCCTCGATCAACGCCGGCAGCGGCTTCGATACCAATACCAATACCAACCTGCAGCTGCCACCGCTGCTCAACACCCGCCAGGACCGCCGCAACCTGTGGCGCATCCGCGCCCGGCTGGGCATCGAAGCCAGCATCGGCCAGCACACCACCGCCGGCGTGCGCCTGGCCAGTGGCAGCAGCAATGGTCCGGTGTCGACCACCGAGCAGCTCGGCGGCGGCCTGAGCAAGAAGGATGTGTGGCTCGACCAGGCCTGGCTGGCCTACAGCCCGGCAGATTGGGTGAGCGTGCGCGGCGGCCGCTTCGGCAACCCGTTCTGGACCAGCGATACGCTGTTCTCCAACGACCTGAACTTCGACGGCCTGGCGGCCAACCTGCAGTACGATCTGGCCGGCGGCGAGGTGGGCCTGTTCGGCAATCTCGCCGTGGTACCGCTGGAATACACCTCGGACAGCTCGCCCAGCCAGAGCCGGGTCAAGACGCCGAACGAGAACAAGTGGCTGTCCGGCGCGCAGGTGGGCGTGAACTGGCGCTTCAACGATGACAACGCGCTGCGCGCGGCGTTGGGCTACTACGACTTCAAGAACATCAGCGGCCGCCTGTCCTCGCCGTGTGCGCTGTACGCCGGCGCGGTCGGCTGCGATACCGACTGGTCGCGGCCGGCGTTCATGCAGAAGGGCAACACCCTGATGCTGATCCGCGACATCGCCCGCAATCCGCTGGACCCGGCCAACACGCCCACCCCGCAGTACGTGGGCCTGGCCTCGGCATTCCGCCTGGCCACCTTCAACCTGCGCTGGGACACCCAGCTGGCCCAGGACATCGGGCTGCGCCTGGATGCGGACTACATCCGCAATCTGGCCTACGACAAGCAGGCGATGTTCGCCCGTGCCAACAACGGCATCGTCAACAACTTCGGCGCCGGCGGCACCGCCAGCATCGATACCTTCCGCAGCGGCGATACCGCCTGGATGCTGCAGGCCACCTTTGGTGCGGCCGAGCTGAAGGAGCCGGGCCAGTGGCAGGCGCTGCTGGGCTACAAGCGGATCGAGGCCGATGCGCTGCCCGACGCCTACAACGATCCGAACTTCCACCTCGGCGGCACCAATGCACGCGGCTACTACGTCGGCGGCGCCTATGCGCTGGATGCGCGCACCTGGATCAGCGGCAAGTGGATGGCGGCCAAGGAGGTCTCGGGTCCGCCGCTGTCCATCGATGTGTTCCAGCTGGAGTTCAATACCGGGTTCTGA
- a CDS encoding cell envelope integrity protein TolA, with the protein MRGRPLLVTLALVLVALLVLGVALWWWLFTDTASTRRPVVQPPMLALPPPPPPPPPPPEQPPEPETPPEETVPEPEPLEPPTPAEAPTPTPDNSDPVTMNADAQAGGDNFGIQSGSGGGSSGVGRGGAGNASYGRYLGYLMQQAISRDAKVRRLAFQLQVNVWLAADGRLEKVELVRGSGNEEADAAVLDALRQIGKVDQVPPPSLDFPARVLIQGRRPGA; encoded by the coding sequence ATGCGTGGCCGGCCGCTGCTGGTGACCCTGGCCCTGGTGCTGGTTGCGCTGCTGGTGCTGGGCGTGGCGCTGTGGTGGTGGCTGTTCACCGACACCGCCAGCACGCGCCGCCCGGTCGTGCAGCCGCCGATGCTGGCGTTGCCGCCGCCCCCGCCACCCCCGCCGCCGCCACCGGAACAACCGCCGGAGCCGGAGACGCCGCCGGAGGAGACCGTGCCCGAGCCCGAACCGCTGGAACCGCCGACGCCGGCCGAAGCGCCGACACCCACGCCCGACAACAGCGACCCGGTGACGATGAACGCTGATGCCCAGGCCGGCGGGGACAACTTCGGCATCCAGTCCGGCAGCGGCGGCGGTTCGTCCGGCGTGGGTCGCGGCGGCGCCGGCAATGCCAGCTACGGCCGCTACCTCGGCTACCTGATGCAGCAGGCGATCTCGCGCGATGCCAAGGTCCGGCGCCTGGCGTTCCAGCTGCAGGTCAATGTGTGGCTGGCCGCCGATGGTCGCCTCGAGAAGGTCGAACTGGTGCGCGGCAGCGGCAATGAAGAGGCCGACGCGGCCGTGCTCGACGCGCTGCGGCAGATCGGCAAGGTCGACCAGGTACCGCCGCCCTCGCTTGATTTCCCCGCCCGCGTCCTGATCCAGGGCCGCCGGCCCGGGGCCTGA
- a CDS encoding ExbD/TolR family protein, translated as MGQKAKFGIKKREKGINVTPFVDVLLVVLVIFILTSNASIPGIEVNLPKASNSVALEKPKTKAITIDPSGQVFLDAYPVTMAELEDRLRTERATTPDFPVIVRGDAQVQYARVVEVLDLLRRLELAQVGLVTGKAQG; from the coding sequence ATGGGCCAGAAGGCGAAGTTCGGCATCAAGAAGCGCGAGAAGGGCATCAACGTGACGCCCTTCGTCGACGTGCTGCTGGTGGTGCTGGTGATCTTCATCCTGACCAGCAACGCGTCCATTCCCGGCATCGAGGTGAATCTGCCGAAAGCCAGCAACAGCGTTGCACTGGAAAAGCCGAAGACCAAGGCGATCACCATCGATCCCAGCGGCCAGGTGTTCCTGGATGCCTACCCGGTGACGATGGCCGAGCTCGAGGACCGGCTGCGTACCGAGCGCGCCACCACGCCGGACTTCCCGGTGATCGTGCGCGGCGACGCGCAGGTGCAGTACGCGCGCGTGGTCGAAGTGCTGGACCTGCTGCGCCGCCTGGAACTGGCCCAGGTCGGGCTGGTCACCGGCAAGGCGCAGGGCTGA